ACGTAGTTCATGGAGAAAAATGTTACAGGTTTTTGGTACTATGTTGACACCGACATGAAAAACCTAAGTAAGTACATTTCATGGCTTCAACTGAAGAATGTCGCCAAGAATTCCAACATGTTGATGGTGTCCCAATAATTGTTTCAGATATTTTCCCGATACATTCCTCCCTAAATTCCTGTCTGTCTGCGCAAGTGATTCTCGCTGCACTGAAATTAATCCCTGATGAGTACAGATTTTTTTGCAGTCTGTTGGGGACATTCCAATTCCAAAGCAACTCCAACAGCTTGGCTGTTTTTGTTGTGGAGGCAATTTTAGAATTTGTATAGCAAAAACGAGGCTCCAATAGATATGCTATCTGACTTTGTAAAATAAAAAGCTGGCTATCCCTTGATTTTCGGTGGCCATATATCGTCAACCACGGACACTTGCTATGTGATTTTGTAAAATAGCAAGGCTGTTGAGGACCTCTTCTTTTTCGAAGAGTTTTATATTTTATAAAATGGCTAAACAGTGGAATTTAGCTAATAATTTTAGCCAAGCTTTTGGAGTTGCTCAGAATGGAATTTGTGCGCTCTTATCCTCTGCTGGGCCTCCATCACGAAGGCAAGATCATCGTTCACCGAGGAGATGGCTGAAATCCAGGACCGGATGTTCCTCAACTGGTTTAGAAGGGAATGCCGTGTGGGATTACCTGCTGGATTAGTTAAGAGAAGAACCTGAGCAATCTGACGTTGGAGGACGAGGTGAAGAACAGAAGCCTGCACCAACACACGAAAGCTTGAAATGCCCTGTGTGTGACAGAATCATATGTGTCTGTCAAGCAGCATGTCCCTTTTCGTCAGACTAGTCATCGTGCATGAACTTGCCAAACAAATAACATGGCACTATTCAGATTTTTGTTTCATTTCATTTTGTTTATGTGACAACAAACAAGTAACAGCTACAACTTCGTTAGAATATATACTAAGGAAGTTTTACAGAACAAGTTGCGATTTCTAGAGGGAATTTTTGAAGTCCACATGACCCTTTTAAACGAACATATCGACCATACATGACCATATATAGGCTTTGATACTCCCAATCCAAGAAATACAATAATCACAAACATCCAAAAATCGAAGGACACGTACAAGAATATATTCCATTCCTCGACACTCTTCTTCTCCAAGCCTAGAACCAAAACCACCCAATCCAACTGCCATTCCCATTGTTTCCTTATATACCTTTGCCTCCTGCTTCTCTCTAAACACTCTGAACAGCAGTGCAACAGCCACGGGCAGTAGCATCAGTTGGGACTCTACCGGCCGGCGGCGATGAGGTACGGCGAGGTGGCGCACTTCAGCCACCCGCAGCACCGTCTGCGGCTGGAGCACGCGGAGACGCCGTTCCGATGCGACGGGTGCCGCGAGGTGGGGATCGGGGCGCGCTTCCGGTGCCCGTACCCGGGCTGCGACCACGACCTGCACCGGCAGTGCGCGCTGccgtcctcgccgccgccgccgccgctgcggcaCCCGTTCTACCCGAGCTGCGCGTTCGTGTTCCTAGCGCACGCGCCGGGGGGACCCGGGGCGCGCTACTGCAACGCGTGCGGCCGCGACGTGGCCGGCTACGTCTACCACTGCCGCGCCTGCGGGTTCGACCTGCACCCGTGCTGCGCCGCGCTGCCGCACGCGCTGGACGCCGGCGGCGGGGTCAGGCTGTACCTGCACCCAGACTCCAGGGCCGCCGGCGTGCCGCCCTGCCACCGGTGCGGCCACCGTGGGCGCAGCTGGAGCTACCGGAGCCAGTGCAGGTGCTACAGCCTCCACGTGGCGTGCGTCATGGACATGCTCGTCGAGAGCTGGCACGGCGTCGGGCGACACAAGGGCGCCGGCGCGAACGTGTACGACGGCGGGATGGTGGTGCCCGGGAGCGGCGGGTACAGGGTGCCGGCGATCAGGGGCGCGGCGAAGAGCAGCCACGCCAGCAGGGGGGGAGGAGGGTACTCGTACTGGggcaggaagaagggcaaggTGAAGCGCTGCTGCGAGATCGCCGGGTTCGCCGCGCAGGTGGTCATCTCCGCGGTGCTCGGCGACCCCACCGCGCTCATCGCCGGCGTCATAGGCTCGCTCATTGCGCGGTGACACACGGACGCCGGACTTGATCGGGCAGACATGATCGATCTTCGATCATGAAAAAAGATGTACGTATATACGTGCGCCGTCGTCGGTGTGCGTGCATGCGCAGCCACTTAGGTAGACACACTTCGTGGCGAATTTACTGTGGACAGTAAATCAGCAATGATATGCTGTTGTTATAAAAGGAAATCACCTAGCTCTCTTTAGTCTTGACCACAGCCTCCATAACACAATTTCACTCTCGTTCACACAGCTCACATTTTCACTCGTGATTTTTTTAGGGGAACATTTTCACTCGTGAGTGTGAATCCCCGGTATTCCATGAATACCTATAGACGGCCTGATGGACTGACACGGGCTTAGCCCGAAAAGATAGGATATGAGCTCAGCACGGCACTAACCTCATAGTGCCCCTGCACGCCATGGCACGGCCGTAGTGTCGTGCCCTGGCCATATCCTTGGGCCTTAGTGTTGATATTAGCACGACACGGTTAAATGGTTTGACACTATCGTTGGAAGTATTGTATCTTTTCCTCACTGGTGGGTTTTTACAAAACCTAGCTATAACATAAACCTCCTCCGTATCTCGAAATTTCTTCCATGACCCCCACGCCGCCGCACCCGATGCTTCGGCTCCTCCCTCCCATGGCTTTCTCTTGTATTTCTCAGGGGCTCTCGCCGCCGGTCGCCTCTCCCCAAGGGCCGCCCTCCCTCTCACACTGTTCCCTGTCTCAACCTTCCTTAGCTCCCTCTCGTCATCCTAGACTCCCCGAAGAGTGGCGACATGACGCGGTGCAGCGGCTCCGTGGCAATGATGAGACACAGCGGCTCTGGCAGTGGTGGCATGCCACAGGGGTCCTAACTGCGTGGTGCATCGACTCTGGCAATGACAGCAGCGCTGCTCTAGTCGTGTCGGGGCTAACACGGTCTTGATAGGGGCGGTCGTTCACATTGTGCCGACACGGCATGATTAGATGCCTTTAGGGTGCACGGAATGGTATAAACTAGTTACTAGCTCTAAGCTAACTTCCTCAATAGTGCTAACTTTTATTATATAGCTCATAAGGGTGTTTCCAATGATGCTAACTACATAGCTAGCTTACGTGGATGTGAGAGACAACAACAAAGACTATTTTATATATTCTTATTTTTCTATATACTATATTGGATCCACATGTTCATCTCTTAGATTCTTAGACCACGTGAAATAGATCAGCTATTTGTTCATCGCTAGTGACTACTCTCTCTTTTACTTTTTTCCTGTTCATGTCAGAATAGCTAACCAAATAGCTAGCTGTTGGAGACGCCCTGGGGCATCCTCAACGAGCAGTTGTAAATCGCTAGCCGAttagaaataaaaaaaggaaaaaatatccaTCCAGACGGAGTGGGCCGTGTAGGCAGAGATGGTGAGCACATGGGGGAATGTGCGAGCTAGCTAGGAGTTCGTCGCTGGTGACTGAAGTTTTCGCATTCTCTCTCCATCAACGTAGGCAAATAGCTAGAGACTTCATCCTTGTTGGGGATGGCCTGGATAGCCTTACATGACACTGTCACACGATCTTGAAATATGTGTATGAGCCTAGTCTCTTCTAttaattaaaatataaaaaaatacttaGAGCTAGTTTATGAGTCACTTTTTGCGGGTGTCGTCGTGCCTAGACTGAGAAGCCGACACGGTGCCATGACATGACACGGCTCGTGCCTAACGGTGTCATGCCTAATCATGTCGTGCCATGTTTGGGTCGCCCGTTTGGCTATCTATATGGATACCGCAATATCTTGGCCAAAATATTTTACAAATACACTATAGTATGTATCATACACAGATATGCATATATGGGAGAAGTAAAAAAATGTTTAATGTATTTAGGCCGGAGGATAGTGGGTTGTGTAggtcaaatcaaatcaaatattcGAGATTTTCGTTAGTAGTACCGGTGCCATAGCCGAAATCCAAATTACACGGGCCAATATTTCTTAGAGGAGAAAAACGGCCCGTAAGGCCCAAGTGGAAAGCCGAGGACAataaaattttcttttcttttttccttcatCGTCATCTGCTCGGCTCCCCTCGAAACGGAGACGGCCTGCTCTAATCTCATTAGAGGAGAAAAACGGCCCGTAAGAAGAACAACAAAGGATGATGCTCTAATCTCATTAGAGCTCACGACTGATTTGTAGACAAACTAGCATGGTTACTAATAATCTAGATGTGAATAagtagaaaaaaaattaaaaacaacaATAATAAATTTGTTTTGTGTTGATTGTAGGTGGTATTCAATCGGCTATATACCTTTGGTGTTCATGATTACTTGAGTGATTTGGAAGATCAAATCACTCTAATGAAAGAATCCAAACAAATCGGGTGATTGAAGTCCTTCGTTCATTTGGGTGATACAATATTCGAAGTTACACCATTTCTCATTGGGCCAGGATTTGTGTGATAAAAAGTCCAAAATCATACATATGCTCATACACCCTACCGAAACATATGCTTGCGCAAATTACAATACCTCCATCAATTAAATTACACCATATCAGACAATGTAAAATAATTTGTTTATAGCAAATAAAATTAAGGCGGAAGAGAAGTATTAGTTCCTTCCATGCATGCTATTTAGGGAaaagaaacagaaaaaggaaatcaaagcaaaaaaaaaaaaggtgcgAGAAAGAAGATTTTTACCTGAGCATATATATAGTGAAACTGAATAAATTGTATTATTGGAACAAAACATATGTAGATGACAAATAATCAAAGGAACAGAATCCAAAATTATTTTATGTATTGCAAAATAACAGGATTACTTGGCCTTCAATTAACCAAACATGTCAAATAGGAAAATGACAAaacatacaacaacaacaaaaaagtgTGTGTGATTGGTGGCACTATACTTCAAATTATCTTACTGGTACAATTACACAAAACAAAACATAAGTGTAGTTAAATTTTGAAATGAGAATtagtaagggcagtcccaatggtgcattgatgatggtttctatcctcattaaatgacttgccacgtaggcaaaacgctgacatggcaacgtaattaatgaagaaagagagcaaaaatcatagaaatggtttcttcatgaagaaatcgggtctactcttgacccaatgcacaaAGAAACTATGAAAtcgtcattggggagaaaccaccagtttctagggagctcgtgtcgcactcccattggaggaagaagatagagttaggagagagaaagagaaaataattattactcatagaaaccatgggttagaaagcagtacttttttaatGCGGTATACTATGTTAGTTTCTTTCGTTGGGAGTCCCCTAAGCACCCATGGCATATATACCAACATTGAGAACCCGAACCTACGAGTGTAAAATCCAAACGCCGCTAGCTCTACATGAGCACCATCACCAAACGGAATTAATGATCACTAGCTCGGTAACAACGAGCTCGCATCCAAAGCTTCCGAGGAACCGGCACCGGCCGGAACGATCTCGTGTCACCCACCAGTAGTCCGATAGTTCCGACCGTACGCCCACGCGCACGAGGAGAGGACGGAGCCGCGGGGCAAGACGGCCCCGCCGCCCCTGCTGCGCCGCCTGGATTTTGGTGCCGTTCCCCGACTTGGAGCCTCGGACGACCGCCGCCGCCCTCTCCGGCCAGCCGCAGTAAGGGACGGGCCTGGAGGAGACGCCGCACTTACGCGGCTCCGCCTCCGCTCACCACTCGCGGCCCAGCCTGACTCCTCCCGTCCTCCGTCCACTCATCCAGGCTCGTAGCGTAAGTTCCGTCAGCGTTCAGTGCCCCCCTCCTGCCCTTCCCTTGCGATTCTCCGGCAATTGGTCCCTGTATCAACCTTTGCTCAAACACTGAACATCTATTGCCGCGTTAAGTTAAGCCAACACAAGGATTTTTGCAGAGTGTTGTCACCGTGGTCTTCTTAGGTTAGTGGTCGCCGaaatttctttatttatttacaaCTCCATTGCGCTTTGTTGGCTGTTGCCGATTtcttgtttttaactttttatcTCCAATCAACTGAACTATAGTTTTTCTTATACAGTTTCAGGCTTGGCCATGCCTGTAAACATAGATATTGCTCCTTTCAAGCTGGACATCGATGAGCTGATAGCTGATTATGCCAAGGTAATTTTGTCAAATTCTCTCCGTGTGTTGTGCGCATATTAACTTTAGATGAATAATACGTAACATCTGTGTGTTCCTGATTGGTAGGAGAACTATACGTCATTCGCTGAATTCAAACAAGTGTGGATGGCCAAGAAATTTTCTTATATCTATGAAGGCAGACCTAAGACAAACTCGGGTTTATTCATGCAGTCCCTCTTTCTAAATTGTATTGGTAGGTGTTAGCTTCCTGGAAGTGCATATTTCTGAACTGAACCCACACTTACCAATAATCCTTTTGGTGGAAACAACTGAACTATATTTTTCCACTTAATTGTGTGTCCAGGTCATTTGACTTCTCAAAGTTCACTACCCCAAAGATTGGCTGGGCTTTACTGCCTTTACTGTCTGTATGAGTGCCAGCCATACAAGCCACAGTTCAAGATTTATTTGTCTCTTGGTAAGGCACATATATTCGAGCCAATAATCTGGTGCATGTTGAAACTATTCTTCAATGAATTAAATATTTTCTTCTGTTGGAAACAGAGGAGTGCAGGCAATTGAAAGATTTCATTGTTACGGCTAAGCAAAATGGACTGAATCTTGTGGCTGCACTTGTCAAAAGGATGCTGAATAAGGGCATGTTTTTGTTTGGCTACATGAATTTGATTGATGACAATGGGGACAAGCAGGTTGAGGAATTGACTGCATTGCAGAACAAACGAGTAAAATTTGCCTGTGACAAGTACGTGTGACTTTTGCCACCGTGATCTTTAGCATTAGTATTTTTGTTTTGAGTAAATTGCACCAATGATATGATGTTCATATGAGTGTTAGTACTGTAAGCAATCGCGCCTAACAAGTAAGATTAGTGACACAAATATTCGCTGTAAGTTCCTTCGCCTTGCTTCGGTCTTGCATGTTGTTCCAAAGTGCAGGTTATTACTCATGTTTCTTCCTGTGCAAACATGGCTATAATTTGGTCAACGAAAAAAAACAAGGCTAAATCTATTGCCTGCTGATATTTTCCATGTAACTTTTATGTTTGCAGGTTATTTGCAAATACCCAAGCAGAAAGTTATATGCACATGGACTTGGTAAGTTCAATGCTTGCTTTTATTTTAGTTCTACTCCTATCATGGTGGCATGGCGGGGACACGGTTCCGTGGTTTGCACATTCATGCGAGAATGTGATCCTTCTAGTTTTGTGTTTTGATACAAGCTCCGTAAAATGGACCTGCGCTCCCTCTAATTTTCCCTCTTACTTTCCATAAGATCTTATTAATGAATTATTATGCTGTGTTGGGTTGGAAATAtatcatcacaaaaacaaaaggcAGCCTACCAATCTTTTCTTTGATTTATAGTACAAACATCATGCAGGTACTCTTCTGTTACTGATTTATTCTTCTTCCTCTAGGGTGCCGAGTTTGAGCTTGATAGCATCAAGAAACTGTCGAAGGAGTATGCAGAAGCAAAGGAATTGGCCCTTGCAGGTGCCTGTCAATTGTCACTGTTTGATTTGTGcattttcttctcctttatgtAAAACTCTGGACTAACAAAAACACTGTTTCTAACCCAACTGTGTTATTTGTTTGCCCCTATCACCTGGACAGAGGCAAGCCAAATTGTGGAAGTTGAAGATGCTAAGCACCTCCTTCAGAGTGACAAGCTGTTGGGTGACAAGATAGGTGAAGTCGTCAAAGAATGGGATGCCCAGAAGGAGGGGTTCTACGAGAGAACAGGATTATCCCCTGGCAATCGGCTCATGGTGATTGACAATGATGAATCAGGAGTACAATATCACGAGGATGGATCCCGCGGCAATCAGCTCATGGTGGTTGACAATGATGAATCAGGAGTACAGAATCACGAGGACGATGACTTTGATGAGTTAGATCAGCTGCTAGAGTGAAGAAGAGTATAAGTCCATAAACTCTTACCGTCATTTAACCCTGTAATTTCAGCATGCTTTGAGATGAAACTGTCGTATAACCCTGTAATTCAGCATACTGCGAGATGAAATCCTTGCTCGTGTTTACTAGGCACTCCTTTTTAGTTGTTTTCTGTTCTCCTACACTGACTGAAGCAAAATCTTGTTCAGACTTCCAGTTTTGGTGAAGCTTGTCCTGACGAGAAAAGTAAATCTTTCATGTACCTGGTGTCCCAAATTTCCAATTGGCGAATTAAACTGCAATGGTGATCTCCACTATGTTGTCTGCAGTAACTGTACATTAAAATAATCCAGTGTGTCCTTGCAGGAAAAAGAAGTGAACTTGAGTAAAAATGTAGATGACAGTGACatgacaagaaaaaaaaaacgtgGTGTGAACATATCTGAAACGAAGTAATTTTCAATTGGCGAATTAAGCTGCAATGGTGATCTCCACTACATTGTTTGCAGTAACTGTGCATTGAAATCATCCATTGTGTCCTTGCAGATAAAAAAAGTAAACTTGAGTAACATGTAGATGAACAGTGACAAGAAAAAAAGTGGTGTGGTGTGAACATATATGAAACGAAGTATACTGAACGCGAAAAAAGAAAGATTCCATTGCCGGGATTTGAACCCGGGTCGCCTGGGTGAAAGCCAGGTATCCTAACCGGACTAGACGACAATGGATTTGATGTTCGAATGCACAACTTAATCCAATAGtacaatttttttgtttttgatgaaacccacttgtactaacttgaccACACGACCAGCGTACAATCCGCTCAAATATGTTATGAGTACCCaatacttttttatatttttgtaaAGCCATATTTTATCATAAACGAagaggcctggtgcagtggtgagaactgtctcactgagtcaccaggtcgtgggtttgaAGCAGCCTCTCCATAGATTTTACGGGAAAAAGACTTGTCTCGGTTTATCTCTTTCCCAAACCCCACTCACGTGGGAGCCTCCGGACCCATATTTTATCGTAAACGCGGCCATGATTAGCACAGTCCAGCTGTAAGCAAACACCGATGCACTACTTTTTCTGTGCTGAACTACACCATGATGCCCCCTTTCCTTAATTTCCATTTTCCTTttcagaaaaagaaagaaaacagtCTCCTTTTTTTTGGTTCTACTATAAAGGAACAAGCGTGTGAAAAGAAGCCAAAGGCCACGCACGCTCGGCTTTGTTGAGCACCCCAACCAAACTGGCTGTTGCTGGCCTCTCGTGCCCGTCAGGCAGCTCGATCTTCCACATTGTCACACATCGAGACCATCAAAGCGATAGTTTGCCCAAACTATCTCCTGTTCGATCTCCTTCCAGTTCCGCTCGGGAGGAGAGATCTCCTGCGACAAATGATTCGGAAGGAAAAGGAAGATGGTTCAAGATTCAATGATATGGCCCTCCATGCACAGTGGTAGCTTGTGGTAGTTCATCACTGTTCCCTGTTGCCTGTTGTGGTCTCTCACACGCAGTCTCGCAGAGCTCCATGGTTGTCCCTGCCCAGCCTGCACTGCAACGGCCAACGGCAATCGGCAGCCTCATGTGACTACTGAGCAGCAGCAATGTCCAGTGGTCCCATGCTCCCTCTATCCATATCTGCTTTACATACAAACGGCTGAACGCAAATGATGCCGTCGTCCGTCCCACATCCTTTTGCTGCTTCCGGCAGTCCTTTTGATACTGATGAAACTGACCGGTGAAAGGCGTTCTTGGCCTCTCTGTATGTACCTACGCGTCTCAAGAAAGATGTTTCTTCCATGACATCGGTCTCCGTCCATGGTTCAGCCCCACCTCTTAGccccagaaaaaaaaaacttggacAGTCCTGCCGCACCAAGCTTCAAGCAGGCCCCACGGTTAGTCGGTGAGCATGACGATTCTCATTCACAACGTCGCGGTAAAAAAATTTCGTGAACATTCAATCACGCGTGCCAAATGTTCATCGACTTTTCGTTTTCAGGAATGCTAAATAACAACAGAGTGTTTTGATGGATTCCACACGTGATTCCTGGTGCGTCCGATTCATGCAGGGATGGTGGTGGAGGGTGTCCGATTCGTGTCCTCACCCGCTGTCTTCTCCTCGCCTGCGCCTGCCGTCTTTTTTCCTAGCTCCGCCGCGGCGGCTAGGGTTCCGACGAGCCTCTCTCACTCTTTTTTCTCCAACTCCGTCGGGTATGGAAAGAGCCGGTCGGGGGAGGTAGGCAGGCCAGGTGGTGAGGATGGTGGTCGGGCGGTTTAGAGGCCCTAGCGGTGGTAGCGGCGGCCGAGCTAGGTCGAGGTGGGGGAGtctctgtaacaccctcggtgttacaccgtaaatcatttatcaaaacatgtcatgagcatcatgtttatgtgttaatgcatataATAAAGAATGTAGATCAActtccgtaactcaaaacgatcgacggaagtgcgaaacgaaagttaattccacggtcatgttatatcacttagggtttaaaaccaatttttattaagcaaaaatgataTAAAACAcctatgtgacacttaaataaagttgaaggTACAAACTTTGCAGAtggcaatgaaatacttgttgtcGAAAAATATTATTGTTAGATAGTATTTTCAATAGCTGATGGAATTTGGATTAAAATTCAGCCCAAGACAGTAATTTTTAAAGTTGAAAACGGTGTGACAATGCTATATTAGTGaattaattttgaaaaatttagCTAAAGGCTTGTACTATATTTTTGCTTGGTGGGTTGCATCCAAGTAAGTACTTGTCAATGGTACAGGGGTTGGTTTAGTTAGTATGTGCTTTGGTCATCAATTAATTGCTACAAAAAGTTCAAAATGCTGTTTGGGCGCCGGTTGACAGCACCAACTTGGCATGCTCATATTTTCTTCTCTAGTCTACCTTGGTCCATGTATATTGCTCCATTCAGTAGCCCTAGGTACCATCTTCAGCTCGGCCAGGTTGGTTGGGTCATAACCAAGTTAGACGGGTCGTGGTTGATGCTTTAAAAACCATGCACAACACGTACTCGACCAGTTTTCTagtgtgggcgcggtcaccgtgcctcGGGGGCATGACATCGCAACGTCGGCGCGTCCGACGCACGCACGCCACGCTCGGCGGGTCGTTGAGGGCCGGTTGGCCTGGCCACACGGTGCCGTTGCCGTCGCGGGCCGACGCCCTGGCCGATCCGCTGCCGTCTGGCCGCCCTGCCATGCCGTGTCGTTGCCGCTGCCGTTGCGTCGCGTCGCGTCGCGCCTGCACGCCTGCGCTACGCTGCGCTGCCTCTCCCTGGCCGGGTGGATGCCTTCCGCATGTGGCCATGCACGCCGTCACCACGCCATTAATGGCGTTGCAGCACGCGGGCCATGGCCTGTGTCCGACGCACGTGCTCGTCCCCTGCGCTTGGACGAGGGTCCGTCGGCCATGGCAACCGCAACCCGCCAAGGCGTGCCCCTACTTTTCCCCGCTGCCGCTGCTGTGTCACGACAACGCCTGGACACGAGAGACACCTCTCATTAATTCCACACGTCTGCACCTGCGCTCCCTTGTCCTCTCACCGCctgtgccaccagcagccgtGATGACGGCCGGTCGGGCGCCAATTTGGTGTTTCCGCCCTGGCAAGCCATTAAGGCTGCGCTTGGCCGTGGGCGTGGATAGCTCGCTCGCCATTCACCCACTGTCCAATTCGTCGTACCACTATCTTCACCTAGCTCTTTCCTTTGCCCCGCGCGCCTCATCCCAGTTGTTACTGGCTCGCCTTCGTCGCTGACACGACCTTGTCACCGCGGTGCGCCACCGCCTCCCACCGGCGTACGTGGTCAGCTTCCCACCGTCACCCTCCGCTTTAACAATCACCTCGGTCGTCTTCACTGTAAGCCTCTGACGCTCGTATGCCAGCTCGTTAGCACCGTAGCCTCCTTAGTTCGTCGGAACGGCTACGTCGCCATCGTGGAAAGCCACTCGTCGGTGCAGCTCCTCCCAGTAAACCACGCAATCCCTAACAGCCACACATCATCGTCGTTTTAGCCTGAGGTGGAGGTTGGCCCCTTAGATCGATCGGCATGAGTCCCGAGTGGCCGGCGTAGCCGCGTTATGCCGGCGGATGCCGCGCCGTCGTGCACTCGGTCGTCGGGAAACTCGTGGGGCGAATTAGAAAAGACTAGAGGGGTTAAGTGGGGGAGTCAGTGAGAGGTAGGAATAGTAGAGGATCGTGGGTGAGTTTGATAGGAAGCCGAGGGGTCTGTTGCAAAAGCGCCAGCGCGTGGGCCTTCCCCATCGCGGGCCGCCTCGCGTGGGCCGCGCCAACAGGCCGCGCTCATGCGTGCGCTGTGCCGCGTGGGCCACGCGTTGCGGGCCGCACGGAGAAAtcggttttcctttttccag
The sequence above is drawn from the Miscanthus floridulus cultivar M001 chromosome 15, ASM1932011v1, whole genome shotgun sequence genome and encodes:
- the LOC136509318 gene encoding uncharacterized protein; this translates as MRYGEVAHFSHPQHRLRLEHAETPFRCDGCREVGIGARFRCPYPGCDHDLHRQCALPSSPPPPPLRHPFYPSCAFVFLAHAPGGPGARYCNACGRDVAGYVYHCRACGFDLHPCCAALPHALDAGGGVRLYLHPDSRAAGVPPCHRCGHRGRSWSYRSQCRCYSLHVACVMDMLVESWHGVGRHKGAGANVYDGGMVVPGSGGYRVPAIRGAAKSSHASRGGGGYSYWGRKKGKVKRCCEIAGFAAQVVISAVLGDPTALIAGVIGSLIAR
- the LOC136508412 gene encoding uncharacterized protein, which produces MPVNIDIAPFKLDIDELIADYAKENYTSFAEFKQVWMAKKFSYIYEGRPKTNSGLFMQSLFLNCIGHLTSQSSLPQRLAGLYCLYCLYECQPYKPQFKIYLSLEECRQLKDFIVTAKQNGLNLVAALVKRMLNKGMFLFGYMNLIDDNGDKQVEELTALQNKRVKFACDKLFANTQAESYMHMDLGAEFELDSIKKLSKEYAEAKELALAEASQIVEVEDAKHLLQSDKLLGDKIGEVVKEWDAQKEGFYERTGLSPGNRLMVIDNDESGVQYHEDGSRGNQLMVVDNDESGVQNHEDDDFDELDQLLE